The nucleotide sequence GTGATTCAATGGCCATGGCATCAGCTAGGACTAATGTCTTGGGTAATTCTATGGTTCTCTGACGAGTTTTTCCCGAACCCGGTACCACAAATAAAGTGGTCGGGCCAAGACTTTCAATCTGTTTTACAGCCAGTTGTTTAGTGCCCTGTCCTAATCCAATCATCGCCACAACAGAAGCATTGCCAATGATAATACCTAGCATCGTCAAGCCTGTACGCATTTTATTGGCTAACAGAGTAGAGGTCGCTATTTTGAGGCTTTCAAGAATGTCCATTCAGGTCTAAATCCTTTTCTAAATTTGGCTTTGATGGGATTGACAAAAATTAAAAATATTAATCTCAAACTAAAATAGAAAATATTGTTTATCGTCAAATAATTTTTAAAAAATAACAATCCTTCTCGGCGAATTTTTTGATGATAAAATCTTATACTGTTAACAAAATCATGCCACCGTCTGCCTAAATATTCTTTCTGGATACCGCCCAAATCTAGGCGGATGTCATAAGGATTATAGTTATTACGGTTTAAATAATTTAAAGCGGTTAATCCCTGTTGTTTAGCAAATTCTTCATAAGTAATACCGGGGCGGGAATCCGGGGTAGTTTCAGGATAAATCCATTCCCAAACTGCCCAAGTCTGAGCCGCGCACTTAAATCGGGGTAGGTTTTTAGTCACTTGATGAGCTTGTAAATACAGAGCCACAGGAATTTCTCCCCAAAATCCATGCTGCCAAACTAACGATGAATCAAAAAAAACTTTAAACGCTAGGTCTTCTCCCTCATTGAGCCTGACTTTAGCCACTCGCCCAATCATTCCTTCTCCTACCACTTCTACAGATAGCTGAGTTACTCTTTCTCGGCATAATTTTCTCCTTTGATTAATTTTAATTCTAGCTTGAAAAGTCGATAAATATCCTTTTTTAAACTTGAGTAAGATTTTTTCTAAGTAAAATTTTACAGGGAATTTTTCGGGGTAGGATTGTTGAATTTTTTCGGCTAAATAATCAAAAAAAATGCAAATTTCTTCCGTTTTTACAAGGGATTTTTTTGCCGACAAATCCGCCAGGAGAAAATATAAATTATCAATTCCTTGCAAATCTTTAACCTGCTGACAAAGACGATAAAACTCTTGGGGAGATAAAAGGTTTTCTTGAGCTTTTTTGATAATCGGTAAAGTCAAATCCCAATGGTTTACAGTCCGTCTTTTTTGCATGAATAGGATTTCCCAGTTACTTATCTTCAGTTTCGTTTTTTGGCTTTTCAGGTAAATCAATAAATACTGGCTGTCCTGGGGTTAATCCTGACAAAATTTGCGTTTTATCATCCACCACCAGTCCAATATCTACCGGTTGAAACTTAGGTTTCTTATCTTGATCAGGAACATAAACACCGGTTTTGCCTTTTTGAGTAACAATAGCCACCGTAGGAACCACTAAAGCATCCTGTAACGGTTTCCCGTAAAAAGTGACATCTACATTCATTTTAGACAAAAGTCGGTTTTGACCAGGGAGTAACGCCACAGTAACTTCAAAAGATGTTACATTTTGCTCAACGATCGCTTCTGGGGCAATGCGAACCACTTGTCCTTTAAAGAGAGTATCCGGATAAGCATCAGCAACAATAGTAGCCGGTTGACCGAGTTGCAGAAAACTTAAATCGACTTCAGGAACTTTTGCCACCACTTTTAATCCCCTAGCCATGGCCAAAATTGAGGTAGAAGTGGCAGAAGCGGTACTAGAGGCTGAAGTCGTGGGGGTAACAAAGGCTCCCTCTGTGGCATATCTTTGGGTAACAATCCCATCAAAAGGAGCGCGAATAATCGTATCGTTATATTGAATTTTAATTTGTTCGAGTTGGCCCCGAGCCGCATTCACCTGAGCTTTTAACTGAGCGATTTCTGCATCTGCCGTTCTTTGCCGTTGTTCTAGGGCAATTTTCGCCTCAGCGACGGCGGCTTGTGACTCTTGAATATTTTGTTGTAGTTGATTAATTTGAGGTTGTGCAGTGTTTTCAAATTGTTGAAGACGTTGTTGAGCTTCTCGACGATTGGCTAGAGCATTAAAATAATCATTGAGGACACTATCAAATTCATCCTGAGTAATGGCTCCTTGCGTTACTAAAGCCTGTTTTCGTCTAACCCGAGATTCGGCCAATTGAAAGCGAGATTCGATGGCTTGCAGTTGTTGTTGAGCTTGTTCAATATCTTTAGGGATACTCTGTTGGGAGCGTTGTAAATTAGCGAGATTTTCCGCTAAACGGGCTTGGGCTTGACCTAAACGCGCTTTGGCTTGAGCGATTTCTCCAGGAATTTTCACTTCGGCTGCTTTGAGGTTCGCCAAGGCTTCTTGAACACGAGCTTCAGCTTGATAGCCTTGAGCCGCTATCTCGGCGTTTTCCATCACAGCTAGAACTTGCCCTTGCTTAACCGGCATCCCTTGATCCACTAATAATTTAATCATACGCCCCGGATTTTTCGGGCTAATGTTAACACTTTGAATGGGTTCTACTGTACCACTGGCCTCGATTTTCACCGAAAGGTTTTCGCGTTGAGCCACTTCGGTTAATTGAGCCAGTTCATTTTTAGGCAGGGGATTTTCAACAATTTTATAGATATAAACCCCCAAACCTAATAGCCCGCCAACCATCAGCGCGAGAATCCAGATCAGAGAACGATTGGATTTACTTGGAATATCTATCTGTAATGGAGCCAGAGAACTGCGGTGATTCTCCTCTGGTGTCGTCATCTGTTGGCTATCAACCTGATAAATCTTGCCGCCTTCAGGGTTTAAAGAAACAACCGGAGTCCGATTATTCTCTATGGGGTTGGAGGAAGAGGAATTGCCGTCAACATGATAAATCTTGCTTGAATTCGGATTTTGAGAAGGCATAATGATATCTGTCTTTTTTATCAATAAGAGTTAGGTCTTGACAATAGTTAATGAAGTTTAAAGAGGAGTGACAGAGGCTATAAGTTGGCGCGTACTTATAGAAATTTTATAAGGGCGAGAACGACTCCTTCCCGATGAAGGGGAACTGCGGCTGATGTTCGCCTTGCTGCAAGCCCTCGTTAAACGATGCACCTGATAACGAAGGGTTGTGACAGGCGGCAAAAACCCGAGCCATCATCATATATACTAACGCTCTTGACTCCCGAACCAAGTCTCTGTCAAAATGACGAATCGTTAAAATACAGATACACTAAAAACTTAGGACTTTTTCATCAACAAAACTGTGCCCAAACATCAGCGATTATTCACTATACTGGTTTGTCTAGGTTTGTGGGGTCAAGGAGTGCCAGCCTTCGCACAAGCTTTATTACCTTATAGTCCCAAACTCGACTCCGAAAAAATCGAGCAGCAAGGCTTGGAACTCGCAGAAGATGCTATTCAACTGGTGCGTTTTCAGCAACCGGAAGCCGCTCTTTCTCGAGCTAAATTGTCCACTCAATTAGCGCCCGGACATTTTCAAACCTGGTTTATCTTAGGGACCCTCTATATTCAACAAGAGGAATTCGACGCAGGCATTGATGCCCTCAATCGGGCACTGGCCTTAGAGCCAAAAGAAGCCGGAATTTTCTTTACCCTAGGAAGTGCCTATTTTCAAAGAGGAGATTATCAAACAGCCATTGCTCAGATCGACAAAGGCTTAAAACTGAAGCCAGATAACCCGGCAGCCCTGTTTGATTTAGGAAATTCTTATTATAAATTACAAAAATATCCTAAAGCGGTGGAGGCATATCAAAAAGCCGTCTCGGTCGACAAAAAGTTTTGGCCGGCCATTAACAATATGGGGCTAATCAAATATGAACAGGGAGATCTCGCAGGAGCCATAAAACAGTGGCAAGCAGCAGTGGCAATTGATAAGGAACAAGCCGAACCCCAATTAGCCCTTGCCGTTGCTACTTATGCCCAAGGACGACAACAAGAAGGGCTAAAAATGGCAGAAGCCGCCCTAACTCTTGATAGTCGTTATGCTGATTTAAAATTCCTGCAAGAAAACCTCTGGGGTGAACGTTTGCTAAGTGCGACGAAAACGCTCTTACAAACCCCGCAAATGCAAGCGGTGATCGCTCGTCTTCAAGCAGCCTCGTCGGATAGTCAGCAATAAACCCCCACAGCTTAAGGGTTGTTTTGGCTTTTAGCAATGGTTTCTAAAATCTGATTAATAAACTGTTGGTGATCAATGACGGGCTTGGAAATATAGCCATCAGCACCACTTTGAGTCAGAAAATACTCCCGATCACCCTCCATCGCATGGGCTGTCACTAAAATTATGGGGAGATGGGCGGTTGTCGGGTCTGACTTAAGCATCTGAGTAATTTTTATCCCATCCACTGCTTTACCTTGGTAAATACTGTGGGACAGAGAAACATCCATTAAAATAATATCGGCTTCTCTGGCTTGGGCGATCCGCATAATTTCTTCAACATCTTCGCTGCCTTTAATTTCTAAGCCGCCGCGCTTAGTGAGTATTTTGGCAAATACCCGAAAATTGATCGGATCATCTTCTACAATCAAAACGGTTGTCATCTAAAAATCTACGAGTGGATGGTCAGGAAACAGAATTATTTATAAGCCAGAAAAAGAGAAAAATCAAGTATCTTGAGATTATGAGCAAGATTTTTCACCCCATCAACCTAACACCTAAAACCTTTCTGGCTAAACGAGGGTATGGTTAAAGTAGGGGACAAATGATCTCCTTTATTGACGCAATTAAACTAGGAAAGTAAAGACTCATGGCAAGACAGCTAGATTTGTTAGCGACTGGTCAAATTATTCCCACAGCACTTCATCAGGAAATGGAACGATCATATCTTGAATATGCCATGAGCGTGATTGTGGGACGAGCATTACCTGACGTGCGCGATGGACTTAAACCTGTGCATCGTCGGATTTTATACGCGATGTATGAACTCGGGTTAACCCCTGATCGCCCTTACCGTAAATGCGCCCGGGTAGTGGGAGACGTACTGGGAAAATATCACCCTCACGGCGATCAAGCTGTTTACGATGCTTTGGTGAGGATGGTACAAGACTTTTCTACCCGTTACCCTCTCTTAGCTGGACATGGGAATTTTGGCAGTGTGGATAATGACCCGCCGGCCGCCATGCGTTACACAGAAACTCGTCTAGCTCCCATTGCTCACGAAGCGATTTTGGGCAATATTAGTGAAGCGATTGTAGACTTTACCAGCAATTTTGATAATTCCCAACAAGAACCCGTCGTCTTACCGGCTCAGTTGCCCCTATTATTACTCAATGGCTGTTCGGGGATCGCTGTGGGTATGGCCACGAATATTCCCCCTCATAATTTGGGCGAGATTGTCGATGGATTAATTGCTTTGATCGATCATCCTCAACTTGAGGACCGGCAATTGTGGGAAATTATTCCGGGTCCGGATTTTCCCACCGGCGGAGAAATTATCGATACTGAGGGAATTATCGAAGCCT is from Gloeothece verrucosa PCC 7822 and encodes:
- a CDS encoding response regulator, with amino-acid sequence MTTVLIVEDDPINFRVFAKILTKRGGLEIKGSEDVEEIMRIAQAREADIILMDVSLSHSIYQGKAVDGIKITQMLKSDPTTAHLPIILVTAHAMEGDREYFLTQSGADGYISKPVIDHQQFINQILETIAKSQNNP
- a CDS encoding efflux RND transporter periplasmic adaptor subunit; translated protein: MTTPEENHRSSLAPLQIDIPSKSNRSLIWILALMVGGLLGLGVYIYKIVENPLPKNELAQLTEVAQRENLSVKIEASGTVEPIQSVNISPKNPGRMIKLLVDQGMPVKQGQVLAVMENAEIAAQGYQAEARVQEALANLKAAEVKIPGEIAQAKARLGQAQARLAENLANLQRSQQSIPKDIEQAQQQLQAIESRFQLAESRVRRKQALVTQGAITQDEFDSVLNDYFNALANRREAQQRLQQFENTAQPQINQLQQNIQESQAAVAEAKIALEQRQRTADAEIAQLKAQVNAARGQLEQIKIQYNDTIIRAPFDGIVTQRYATEGAFVTPTTSASSTASATSTSILAMARGLKVVAKVPEVDLSFLQLGQPATIVADAYPDTLFKGQVVRIAPEAIVEQNVTSFEVTVALLPGQNRLLSKMNVDVTFYGKPLQDALVVPTVAIVTQKGKTGVYVPDQDKKPKFQPVDIGLVVDDKTQILSGLTPGQPVFIDLPEKPKNETEDK
- a CDS encoding tetratricopeptide repeat protein codes for the protein MPKHQRLFTILVCLGLWGQGVPAFAQALLPYSPKLDSEKIEQQGLELAEDAIQLVRFQQPEAALSRAKLSTQLAPGHFQTWFILGTLYIQQEEFDAGIDALNRALALEPKEAGIFFTLGSAYFQRGDYQTAIAQIDKGLKLKPDNPAALFDLGNSYYKLQKYPKAVEAYQKAVSVDKKFWPAINNMGLIKYEQGDLAGAIKQWQAAVAIDKEQAEPQLALAVATYAQGRQQEGLKMAEAALTLDSRYADLKFLQENLWGERLLSATKTLLQTPQMQAVIARLQAASSDSQQ